One genomic window of Sphingobacterium oryzagri includes the following:
- a CDS encoding glycosyltransferase: MSRFAQKYRLFYFEEARQGIATNYEVIEESGLTIVQLYVNHADGDFTEQCRRLINRVVNDYKIEEYICWYYTPMSFKYTDHLSPTLIVYDCMDELSAFKFAPTELVKFEDKLFCAADVVFTGGNTLYLAKKDRHHNIHAFPSSIDKQHFMQARMPISEPDDQRIIPYPRLGFYGVIDERFDIDLLAEVSRARSEWQFIIIGPIVKISTEDLPRAQNIHYLGSKTYSELPAYVSHWNIALILFALNESTRFISPTKTPEYLAAGLPVLSTAITDVVDTYGKADLVYIVEDSETFISSAEKELQKKSKIEWLRRVDKFLADDSWDNTFKAMQDIIGKIKN; the protein is encoded by the coding sequence ATGAGCCGATTCGCCCAAAAATATCGACTATTTTATTTTGAAGAAGCGAGACAGGGCATTGCCACCAATTATGAGGTCATCGAAGAATCGGGCTTAACTATCGTGCAGCTCTATGTAAACCATGCTGACGGTGACTTTACTGAGCAATGCAGAAGACTCATCAACCGAGTCGTTAACGATTACAAAATCGAGGAATACATCTGCTGGTACTATACACCTATGTCGTTTAAATACACAGATCATTTGTCTCCGACTCTTATTGTCTATGATTGTATGGACGAACTGTCTGCGTTCAAGTTCGCCCCAACTGAGCTTGTAAAGTTCGAAGACAAGCTCTTTTGCGCGGCAGACGTCGTATTCACGGGAGGCAATACTCTGTATTTGGCAAAAAAAGACCGTCACCATAACATCCACGCTTTTCCCAGCAGCATAGATAAGCAGCATTTTATGCAAGCGCGCATGCCGATATCAGAACCCGATGACCAGCGCATTATACCGTATCCGCGATTGGGTTTCTATGGTGTAATCGACGAGCGATTCGATATAGATCTGCTCGCTGAAGTCTCCCGTGCCAGATCCGAATGGCAATTTATTATAATTGGTCCCATCGTAAAGATAAGTACAGAAGACCTTCCTCGTGCCCAAAACATCCATTATCTAGGATCCAAAACTTACAGCGAACTACCCGCCTATGTCAGCCATTGGAATATCGCCCTAATCTTATTCGCGCTAAATGAATCCACACGTTTTATTAGCCCTACAAAGACCCCGGAATACCTTGCCGCTGGATTACCGGTACTTTCGACAGCCATTACGGATGTCGTGGATACCTACGGCAAGGCAGATTTAGTTTACATAGTTGAAGATTCCGAAACATTTATATCTAGCGCGGAAAAGGAACTTCAAAAGAAGTCCAAGATAGAATGGCTGCGACGGGTCGATAAATTCCTCGCAGATGATTCGTGGGATAACACGTTTAAAGCTATGCAGGATATAATAGGTAAAATTAAAAATTGA
- the glf gene encoding UDP-galactopyranose mutase, translating to MYDYLIAGCGFAGAVLAERLANAGKSILIVDKREHIAGNTYDYYNNEGILVHKYGPHIFHTNSEEIFTYLSKFTSWRAYEHRVLASVEGQLLPIPINLTTINRLYGKRLTSQDLGSFLDGMAEKRKPVLTSEDVVVNAVGKDLYEKFFRGYTQKQWGLDPSELDASVTARVPTRTNTDDRYFTDEFQAMPKHGYTELFKKMLSHANIHIMLQADYRDLIATVPHRRLIYTGPIDAYFDYCYGKLPYRSIDFQFETMDLDCYQETGTINYPTSNLYTRITEFKYLTGQSHKKTTVVFEYPKSEGDPYYPIPRKENQDLYNRYKELAEMQKDVFFTGRLGTYKYYNMDQVVAQSLTLFKKIAKEDDWEG from the coding sequence ATGTACGACTATCTTATAGCGGGCTGCGGATTTGCGGGAGCCGTGTTGGCAGAACGTTTGGCAAATGCGGGGAAAAGTATCTTGATCGTAGACAAGAGGGAGCATATCGCAGGGAACACCTACGATTACTATAACAATGAAGGTATATTAGTGCACAAATATGGGCCCCATATATTTCATACAAACTCGGAAGAAATCTTTACCTACCTTAGTAAGTTTACTTCATGGAGAGCATATGAACACCGGGTTCTGGCGAGCGTTGAAGGACAACTTTTGCCCATACCTATAAATCTCACGACTATAAATAGACTTTATGGTAAGCGACTTACATCGCAGGACTTAGGTAGCTTTTTGGATGGCATGGCGGAAAAGCGAAAGCCCGTCTTAACTTCTGAAGATGTCGTTGTGAACGCAGTTGGCAAAGACCTTTACGAAAAGTTCTTTCGCGGATATACACAAAAACAGTGGGGCTTAGATCCATCTGAACTCGATGCTTCCGTCACAGCCAGAGTTCCAACGCGAACCAATACGGACGATCGCTATTTCACAGATGAATTTCAAGCCATGCCTAAGCACGGTTATACCGAGCTTTTTAAAAAGATGCTCTCGCATGCAAACATCCATATCATGCTGCAAGCTGACTACCGTGATCTGATTGCAACAGTTCCGCATCGGCGATTAATATACACGGGTCCCATCGACGCCTATTTCGATTACTGCTATGGAAAACTTCCCTACAGGTCTATAGACTTTCAATTTGAAACGATGGACCTAGATTGTTACCAGGAAACTGGCACCATAAATTATCCCACATCTAATCTTTACACACGGATAACGGAATTTAAATACCTCACAGGCCAATCTCATAAAAAGACGACGGTCGTTTTTGAGTACCCTAAATCCGAAGGGGATCCATACTATCCTATACCGCGCAAGGAGAACCAAGATTTGTATAATCGTTATAAGGAATTGGCGGAAATGCAGAAGGACGTCTTTTTCACGGGCCGTTTAGGAACATACAAATACTACAATATGGACCAGGTAGTAGCACAGTCTCTTACCTTGTTTAAAAAAATAGCTAAAGAAGATGATTGGGAAGGATAG
- a CDS encoding amine oxidase: MIGKDSDEDVLQSFWMGGFECADHQNAFGERVDMIMSTGHDKFLLKDYKMVSTLGIRTLREGIRWSNVEKEPFKYDWSGLERIISAAKIYNIQIIWDLCHFGFPSDLTPLHPMFAARFAHLCKAFVIAYRQLSPTGVLIVTPINEVSFLSWLGGEVRGTVPYCTGQGWAVKYGLMKAYIEGIEVMRAIDPSVQIMSTEPLVNIVSTQPDDYELSRAANERHCEQFQVLEILSGRICPELRGKPEYLDIVGVNFYYNNQWTYPEHHTIPWDEVPPHPQWRRLSSLIEELHETYGRHIVISETSHPGRERAKWIDMIADEVILIFKKGIPLVGVCFYPLLDRPDWDFLADWHRSGFWDITDPILLDRSLHQPSADALSRFKVKLWTAGYRL; the protein is encoded by the coding sequence ATGATTGGGAAGGATAGCGATGAGGATGTGCTCCAATCCTTTTGGATGGGAGGATTTGAATGTGCGGATCACCAAAACGCGTTCGGTGAGCGCGTAGACATGATCATGTCGACCGGTCATGACAAATTTTTACTTAAAGACTATAAAATGGTGTCCACGTTGGGCATCAGAACGCTCCGCGAAGGCATTAGATGGAGTAATGTTGAGAAAGAGCCATTTAAATATGACTGGAGTGGATTAGAACGTATTATTTCCGCTGCCAAAATATATAATATTCAAATTATTTGGGACTTATGCCACTTCGGGTTTCCATCCGATCTCACTCCACTGCACCCGATGTTCGCAGCACGTTTTGCACATTTATGCAAAGCCTTTGTAATTGCCTATCGGCAGCTTTCACCGACTGGCGTATTAATTGTAACTCCTATAAACGAAGTCAGCTTTCTATCCTGGCTGGGCGGCGAGGTACGCGGGACAGTGCCATATTGCACGGGTCAAGGATGGGCGGTAAAATATGGATTAATGAAAGCGTATATTGAAGGTATAGAGGTCATGCGAGCTATTGATCCCTCCGTGCAGATAATGAGCACTGAGCCGCTAGTTAATATTGTGTCCACACAGCCTGATGACTACGAACTGTCACGTGCAGCAAATGAACGACACTGTGAGCAGTTTCAGGTGCTTGAAATATTAAGCGGTAGAATTTGTCCCGAATTGAGAGGAAAACCGGAGTATTTGGACATTGTTGGCGTAAATTTTTACTACAATAATCAGTGGACCTATCCCGAACACCATACCATACCGTGGGACGAAGTTCCTCCGCATCCGCAATGGCGCCGCCTTTCATCACTTATTGAGGAACTCCATGAAACTTACGGTCGGCATATAGTTATTTCCGAAACGAGTCATCCGGGACGGGAGCGAGCTAAATGGATAGATATGATTGCCGACGAAGTGATTCTTATTTTTAAGAAAGGTATTCCGCTGGTAGGCGTCTGCTTCTATCCTTTACTTGATCGGCCAGACTGGGATTTTCTTGCCGACTGGCACCGAAGCGGCTTTTGGGATATTACCGATCCTATTCTCCTCGATCGATCGTTACATCAACCCAGTGCAGATGCACTATCAAGATTTAAGGTAAAATTATGGACTGCAGGCTATCGACTTTAA
- a CDS encoding helix-turn-helix domain-containing protein, producing the protein MREAIETVLLTNPRLENFLFDFSEPYKIVSERFMLANYKFNVGIEHFAALTGRSIASFKRDFMKMFADTPGRWLLNTRLKEAHYQIQKNNKRPSTIFVEVWFESFAHFSNAFKAKYGYSPKTIASYV; encoded by the coding sequence GTGCGAGAAGCTATAGAAACGGTACTACTGACAAATCCTCGATTAGAAAACTTTCTCTTTGATTTTTCTGAACCGTATAAGATAGTTTCTGAAAGATTTATGCTGGCAAACTACAAGTTCAACGTGGGTATAGAACACTTTGCGGCACTAACGGGAAGAAGTATAGCCTCTTTCAAAAGAGATTTCATGAAGATGTTTGCAGATACTCCTGGACGGTGGCTGCTTAATACGAGATTGAAAGAAGCTCATTATCAAATTCAGAAAAACAATAAACGGCCTTCAACCATTTTTGTGGAAGTCTGGTTTGAAAGTTTCGCGCATTTTTCAAATGCTTTCAAAGCGAAATACGGTTATTCACCAAAAACAATAGCCTCATACGTATAA
- a CDS encoding SDR family NAD(P)-dependent oxidoreductase gives MIIVMTGGTGGIGAEALNKISENEDAIVFVGAKNGNRTLPNGAKTLTLDLSYLDSVRAFAENVLRSIHSRKIDLLILNAGVQAGKNSEVGSDGFNLTFTVNHLSQYLLARLLLPHIADDGKILITTSDSHDAQVILFGPKTVDIEKLAYPDNSSPKEMAFYEAAKLCNILTADTLHNRLLSNSNIEVIAYNPGLTGDTGLMGKQTGAMKTVVKVIRPICRFLSLFDPMFYMNTAKHSGEMLSDLALGNIKLPTGKVYASVVRGKVKFPNPGLLVKDENLKRDLWTISAKMVNLSPEITS, from the coding sequence ATGATTATAGTAATGACAGGCGGCACTGGTGGGATTGGTGCTGAAGCTTTAAATAAAATTAGCGAAAATGAAGACGCTATCGTCTTTGTCGGTGCAAAGAATGGAAATAGAACTCTGCCAAATGGCGCAAAGACATTAACGCTAGATCTATCTTACCTAGATAGCGTGAGGGCATTCGCGGAAAATGTTCTTCGAAGCATCCATTCCCGCAAAATAGATCTATTGATACTAAACGCTGGTGTACAAGCCGGCAAGAACAGCGAAGTAGGTTCCGATGGCTTTAATTTAACTTTCACTGTAAACCACTTGTCTCAGTACCTTCTGGCGCGATTACTCTTACCCCATATAGCTGACGATGGTAAGATTTTGATTACGACCAGCGATTCGCATGATGCTCAGGTTATACTATTCGGACCAAAAACAGTTGATATCGAAAAATTAGCATATCCTGATAATAGTAGTCCCAAAGAGATGGCATTCTACGAAGCTGCCAAATTGTGCAATATACTAACTGCCGATACGCTACATAATCGATTGCTAAGTAATTCTAACATAGAGGTTATCGCCTATAATCCAGGATTAACTGGCGACACGGGTTTAATGGGAAAGCAAACAGGGGCGATGAAGACCGTTGTAAAAGTGATCAGACCAATATGTCGATTTTTAAGCCTGTTCGATCCAATGTTTTATATGAACACGGCCAAGCACTCGGGGGAAATGCTCTCCGATTTAGCATTGGGAAATATAAAATTACCAACGGGAAAAGTTTATGCTTCTGTAGTTAGAGGGAAAGTGAAATTCCCAAACCCGGGATTACTGGTAAAGGACGAGAATTTAAAGAGGGACTTATGGACGATAAGCGCTAAAATGGTAAATTTATCACCAGAAATAACATCATAA
- a CDS encoding carboxymuconolactone decarboxylase family protein: MQKRFNIKTVAPNALKAMIGLESYLSQCSISKTNKELIKIRASQINGCAFCINMHTHDAIKSGETSQRIFLLSAWREAGDIFTEEEKVVLAVTEEITLIQKDGLSDKTYTNALQFFSETQIADIIMAVTTINLWNRIVLSTHLLIGESLA, from the coding sequence ATGCAAAAGCGATTTAACATTAAAACAGTAGCTCCCAATGCTCTGAAAGCAATGATTGGTTTAGAATCCTATCTTTCACAATGTTCTATTTCCAAAACAAACAAAGAACTCATCAAGATTCGTGCTTCGCAAATTAACGGGTGTGCGTTTTGTATTAATATGCATACTCATGATGCAATTAAAAGTGGCGAAACGAGTCAGCGCATTTTTCTGTTGAGTGCTTGGAGAGAAGCTGGAGATATATTTACGGAAGAAGAAAAGGTTGTGTTGGCAGTAACGGAAGAAATAACGCTAATCCAGAAAGATGGCTTATCAGATAAAACCTATACAAACGCTTTGCAATTTTTTAGCGAAACCCAAATTGCAGATATTATCATGGCAGTAACTACCATCAATCTATGGAATAGGATTGTGCTAAGCACTCATCTATTGATAGGGGAAAGTCTTGCGTAA
- a CDS encoding Crp/Fnr family transcriptional regulator, whose translation MLNILKKHIEKFVQVSDDQFEEVKNFFDIRELAKKENLLEEGQICRHHYFVLKGLLRKFYINEKGTEQTTEFAIETWWLTDNYAYEHRIPTDFYIQAVESCTILYISQDNQEKLLKEFPIMERYFRFVYQRAYAAAQKRVKYLFSLSKEEFYWQAVRNHPEFIQRVPQYLIASYLGFTPEYLSEIRKRHIS comes from the coding sequence ATGTTGAATATTCTAAAAAAGCATATAGAAAAATTTGTACAAGTTTCAGATGATCAATTTGAAGAAGTAAAAAACTTTTTTGATATCAGAGAATTGGCAAAAAAAGAGAATTTATTAGAGGAAGGCCAAATTTGTAGGCATCATTACTTTGTTTTAAAAGGTTTGCTGCGTAAGTTTTATATTAACGAGAAAGGAACCGAACAAACTACCGAATTTGCGATAGAAACCTGGTGGCTTACCGACAACTATGCCTACGAACACAGGATCCCTACAGATTTTTATATTCAGGCCGTAGAGTCATGTACGATACTTTATATATCGCAGGACAATCAAGAAAAACTATTAAAGGAATTTCCGATAATGGAACGTTATTTCCGTTTTGTATACCAACGGGCTTATGCCGCGGCTCAAAAGCGTGTCAAATATCTTTTTTCGCTCTCGAAAGAAGAGTTTTATTGGCAGGCTGTTAGAAATCATCCAGAATTCATACAACGTGTCCCTCAATATTTGATTGCTTCATATTTGGGATTTACCCCTGAATATTTAAGCGAAATCCGTAAGAGACACATTTCTTAA
- a CDS encoding class I SAM-dependent methyltransferase — translation MSEDSKTYSIYSNADFVDKYFESIQHNAWNAYYERPSSLSLLPDITNKRILDAGCGPGIVSKILRERGALVTSVDYSPAMVDVARKVLGETGDIKCMDLNLGLPNFDDKAFDIIYCSLTIHYIDDLEFLFKEFCRVLRKGGVLIFSTDHPDSPAFKDSPITAKRVNDVVWENFGITLRVIERPWGDILSSLEKANLRIEKIIDAEPTEQCRFYFPQTYQYLKENRHFICLRATKSEFPLVHD, via the coding sequence ATGTCTGAAGATTCGAAAACTTATTCTATCTATTCAAATGCAGATTTTGTAGATAAATATTTTGAAAGTATTCAACACAATGCTTGGAATGCATATTACGAAAGACCATCTTCCTTATCACTTTTGCCCGATATAACAAATAAACGTATCCTAGACGCGGGATGTGGTCCTGGTATCGTAAGCAAGATTTTAAGAGAACGGGGCGCTTTGGTTACAAGTGTGGATTATAGTCCGGCGATGGTGGATGTGGCTAGAAAGGTTCTTGGTGAAACTGGGGATATAAAATGTATGGATCTAAATCTTGGGCTTCCAAACTTCGATGACAAGGCATTTGATATTATCTACTGTTCGCTGACAATCCATTATATTGATGATCTCGAATTTCTGTTCAAGGAATTCTGTCGCGTTCTCAGGAAAGGCGGCGTCCTTATCTTTTCGACTGACCATCCGGATAGTCCAGCCTTCAAAGATAGTCCAATAACCGCTAAAAGAGTAAACGATGTTGTCTGGGAGAATTTTGGTATTACACTTCGGGTGATAGAAAGACCATGGGGAGACATATTAAGCAGCCTAGAAAAAGCTAATTTGCGAATTGAAAAAATTATTGATGCTGAGCCTACTGAACAGTGCAGGTTCTACTTCCCGCAAACGTATCAATATTTAAAAGAAAATCGACATTTTATATGTTTACGAGCTACTAAGAGTGAGTTTCCTTTAGTACATGATTAA
- a CDS encoding GNAT family N-acetyltransferase — protein sequence MSIINDQTVVTAKCDQVLVGFATLDGNYIDMLFVHMDYQRQGIAQGLYEILEQIALTKGVSSIYSHVTKNSSRLLTKTQFKNRNGTDRRSQERPDDQFYYA from the coding sequence TTGAGCATAATCAACGACCAAACGGTAGTAACTGCAAAGTGCGATCAGGTACTTGTCGGATTTGCAACCCTTGATGGCAACTATATAGATATGCTATTTGTGCATATGGACTACCAAAGGCAAGGCATAGCCCAGGGATTGTACGAAATCTTAGAGCAAATAGCATTAACTAAAGGAGTGAGCAGCATTTATTCGCATGTGACCAAAAACAGCTCTCGGCTTCTTACTAAAACACAATTTAAAAATAGAAACGGAACAGATCGTAGAAGTCAGGAGCGTCCAGATGACCAATTTTATTATGCGTAA
- a CDS encoding GNAT family N-acetyltransferase has protein sequence MIIQIKDAEYPRLMEIWEASVRATHTFLSEIDFQYYKTLIPTYFKQVLLIGYEKDNSLIGFAGIAMHNLEMLFIDANFRGIGVGKILLTYGVENFGVTNVDVNEQNVQAVEFYKHMGFETYMRTDVDDHGKNYPILKMRLGTY, from the coding sequence ATGATTATACAGATCAAAGACGCAGAATATCCACGTTTGATGGAAATCTGGGAAGCTTCTGTGAGAGCAACGCATACTTTTCTTTCGGAGATAGACTTTCAATATTACAAAACTCTCATTCCAACATATTTCAAACAAGTATTATTAATTGGTTACGAAAAAGACAATAGTTTAATTGGCTTTGCTGGCATTGCCATGCATAACCTAGAAATGCTTTTTATTGATGCAAATTTTCGAGGAATAGGTGTGGGCAAGATACTACTCACCTATGGCGTTGAAAATTTTGGTGTAACCAATGTTGATGTTAATGAGCAAAATGTACAGGCTGTAGAGTTTTATAAGCACATGGGGTTTGAAACCTATATGAGAACAGATGTAGATGATCATGGCAAGAATTATCCAATATTAAAGATGCGACTTGGGACGTATTGA
- a CDS encoding winged helix-turn-helix transcriptional regulator, whose amino-acid sequence MSDQEQKKEHNKEMLAVQDSMNVLYGKWKISIICSLCLYNKRRFSDILNDVKGISNKMLSKELKELEINKLVKRTILDTQPITVQYELTEHGKTLQTIIEKLTEWGFSHRRKISEF is encoded by the coding sequence ATGAGCGATCAAGAGCAGAAAAAAGAGCACAACAAAGAAATGTTGGCAGTGCAAGATTCCATGAATGTTTTATATGGGAAGTGGAAAATATCGATTATTTGCTCCCTTTGTTTGTACAATAAAAGGCGATTTTCGGATATTCTAAATGATGTAAAAGGAATCTCCAATAAAATGCTTAGCAAAGAACTAAAAGAGTTAGAAATTAATAAGTTGGTTAAACGTACGATATTAGATACCCAGCCTATAACTGTCCAATATGAACTTACCGAACATGGCAAAACGCTCCAAACTATTATTGAAAAATTGACGGAATGGGGGTTCAGTCATCGAAGAAAAATATCTGAATTCTAG
- a CDS encoding NADP-dependent oxidoreductase — protein sequence MGNKQNRQIVLKQRPTGSAKLEDFQIIKNEIPSVKDGEILFQNIMISVEPYQRNLMGNGSSELDSLDIGETMQGPTVAKIIVSKNNDFKVGDYVQTWSGWQDYGVSNGSDIRLLDPKAAPLSTALGPLGLNGFAAWYGMTKLHDFKPNGTLVVTGAAGSVGSLAAQLGKLRGYRVVGVAGGKDKVNLLREDLGLDAAIDYKATDLEDQVRKALPDGIDSFYENVGGPIFPILMEYFNKDAKMTISGTIADYSNTELPKGTNYLPRLITIIHYRFLNIKAFATPFVMDSMDEFLQEVTPLIQDGKIKYSEEFVDGFDKLPETFLSLFDGSHSGKKLIVMAQND from the coding sequence ATGGGTAACAAACAAAACAGGCAAATCGTATTAAAACAACGTCCTACGGGAAGTGCTAAGCTGGAAGATTTCCAGATTATTAAAAACGAAATACCTTCCGTTAAGGATGGAGAGATCCTTTTTCAAAACATAATGATCTCTGTCGAACCTTATCAGCGAAATCTGATGGGTAATGGATCCTCGGAACTGGATTCTCTAGATATTGGAGAGACTATGCAAGGGCCAACTGTCGCTAAAATCATAGTTAGTAAAAATAATGATTTCAAAGTTGGCGATTATGTACAAACCTGGTCTGGCTGGCAGGATTATGGCGTATCCAATGGTTCAGATATTCGTCTGCTTGATCCTAAAGCTGCACCACTTTCTACCGCGCTTGGCCCGTTAGGTCTTAATGGTTTTGCCGCATGGTATGGGATGACAAAACTGCATGATTTTAAACCAAATGGCACGCTGGTAGTTACAGGCGCGGCCGGTTCGGTAGGCTCATTAGCTGCCCAGCTAGGTAAGTTGCGAGGTTATCGCGTGGTTGGGGTTGCAGGTGGTAAGGACAAGGTGAACCTTTTAAGAGAAGATTTAGGATTGGACGCGGCGATAGACTATAAGGCTACGGATCTAGAAGATCAGGTAAGAAAAGCATTACCTGATGGCATCGATTCATTCTATGAGAATGTGGGAGGTCCTATCTTCCCAATATTGATGGAATACTTCAATAAAGATGCTAAAATGACCATATCAGGAACTATAGCGGATTATAGTAATACTGAACTACCAAAAGGCACCAATTATCTTCCAAGATTAATCACAATTATTCATTACAGGTTTCTAAACATCAAAGCATTTGCTACCCCATTTGTTATGGATTCAATGGATGAATTTCTACAGGAGGTTACTCCTTTAATTCAAGATGGCAAAATTAAGTACAGTGAAGAGTTTGTAGATGGATTCGATAAACTTCCAGAAACTTTCCTCTCCTTATTTGATGGTAGTCATAGTGGTAAAAAGCTCATCGTTATGGCTCAGAACGATTAA
- a CDS encoding SDR family oxidoreductase, with product MTDTDGARNLGILGTDVEKVMIASTPLGRIGQPKDIAPIVAFLASDEAAWITGEIIGTSGGAR from the coding sequence ATGACAGACACCGATGGTGCGCGAAATTTAGGTATTTTGGGGACAGACGTGGAAAAAGTGATGATAGCCTCTACTCCACTAGGTAGAATTGGACAACCTAAAGATATAGCTCCCATCGTTGCATTTCTGGCATCAGACGAGGCGGCTTGGATCACCGGAGAAATCATAGGAACATCGGGAGGAGCACGATAG
- a CDS encoding rhodanese-like domain-containing protein, translated as MKALLIIFFSCIVIYTGYRVYRSIMLSDDLERAIQRGAVILDVRTAREYASGHIEGSINISLGTIRERFSDLNPDKVYITTCSHGLRSIKAESLLKENGFKHVYNGGAWEDLNKIGTKQKIK; from the coding sequence ATGAAAGCACTTCTAATCATTTTTTTTAGCTGCATAGTTATTTATACTGGATATCGAGTATACCGATCCATCATGCTGTCCGATGACCTTGAGAGAGCAATCCAAAGAGGGGCTGTCATACTTGATGTGAGAACTGCCCGCGAGTACGCTTCAGGTCATATAGAGGGGTCCATTAATATTTCCCTGGGTACCATTCGGGAAAGATTCAGTGATCTCAATCCGGATAAAGTTTACATCACCACTTGTTCGCATGGCTTAAGAAGTATTAAAGCAGAAAGTTTACTGAAAGAGAATGGTTTTAAACACGTGTATAATGGTGGTGCATGGGAAGATCTCAATAAGATCGGTACTAAGCAGAAAATAAAATAG
- a CDS encoding TetR/AcrR family transcriptional regulator has translation MKKAEATRLNILQKAFELIYAQGYQTTSIDDIIATTQVTKGAFYYHFKTKDEMGIAIINEILKPALTKSFITPLKKEQNPLDAIYSLMENLLLKNEFLKIEYGCPAANFTQEMSPWNMDFKKVLDELTRQWTKALITIMEAGKKDGLIRSDVDLENVTLFVLSGYWGIRNFGKVSNSTSIYSAYLKELKIYLNGLK, from the coding sequence ATGAAAAAGGCAGAAGCAACGCGGTTGAATATACTACAAAAAGCATTTGAATTGATTTACGCTCAGGGCTACCAAACTACTAGTATCGATGATATCATAGCCACCACACAGGTTACTAAAGGGGCATTTTATTATCACTTTAAAACTAAGGATGAAATGGGTATAGCCATCATCAATGAAATTCTCAAACCAGCACTTACTAAGAGTTTTATTACTCCGCTTAAAAAAGAACAGAATCCACTGGATGCGATTTATTCATTGATGGAAAATCTTCTCCTGAAAAATGAGTTTCTTAAAATAGAATACGGCTGTCCGGCTGCAAATTTTACCCAGGAAATGTCGCCATGGAACATGGATTTTAAAAAAGTGCTTGATGAGCTTACTAGACAGTGGACAAAGGCATTGATCACTATTATGGAAGCAGGGAAAAAAGACGGTCTTATCCGATCGGATGTTGATCTAGAAAATGTCACTTTATTTGTTCTCTCGGGTTATTGGGGCATCCGTAATTTTGGAAAGGTGTCAAATAGCACGTCGATCTACAGCGCCTATTTAAAAGAGCTAAAAATTTATCTAAACGGTCTCAAGTAG
- a CDS encoding DUF6010 family protein: MNTHQHIVPEFTSVGALAAVIIAIVFIAIMSCIREPFRQKINALLIAGAGAVYWSGGLGAWEFVFSTIMLFIAFKGLKHYYFIGIGWLLHTGWDILHHLYADPIVYFEPSSSAGCAVCDPIIAIWFFLGAPSIWNLFNKPQTIPS, translated from the coding sequence ATGAATACACATCAACACATTGTACCTGAGTTTACATCGGTAGGCGCACTGGCGGCCGTAATCATTGCCATTGTATTTATCGCTATAATGTCCTGTATCAGGGAGCCTTTCAGGCAAAAGATAAATGCTTTATTAATAGCGGGAGCCGGAGCCGTCTATTGGAGTGGGGGTTTGGGCGCATGGGAGTTTGTGTTTAGTACTATCATGCTTTTCATTGCTTTCAAAGGTTTAAAGCATTATTACTTCATAGGCATTGGGTGGCTACTCCATACGGGATGGGATATCCTGCATCACTTATATGCTGACCCGATCGTATACTTTGAACCATCATCTTCTGCCGGTTGCGCCGTATGCGATCCAATCATAGCAATTTGGTTCTTCCTGGGAGCACCTTCCATCTGGAATCTATTTAACAAACCACAAACTATTCCATCTTAG